The proteins below come from a single uncultured Carboxylicivirga sp. genomic window:
- a CDS encoding M28 family peptidase: MKKLLASISVLLVPVIILAQDLDYAKSIIKKLASSEFKGRGYVENGNGIAAKFISSEYATIGLEAFQKNYFQPFKIDVNTFPNNLFFKVDKDLMEPGKDYLIDPMSPSVKGTFDTYLIKKQDLLTEQKVKEAIQNSRNKLLVIDERGYSSDNKEEIKKINELINFLKYNPQLPTAGTILLTSEKLTWSVSSMQASKPILTLKKDQDFQMGNKVELKVDAKFIKNYKTQNIIGYIRGQEVPDSFLVVTAHYDHLGKMGKSVYIPGANDNASGVAMLLNLAKYFKENPPKYSMAFICLGAEELGILGAKYYTEHPLFDLSAIKFLVNFDLAGTGDEGIKVVNATVHKEAFAMLNDLNDANNYLASVQSRGPACNSDHCMFHEKQVPCFYIYTLGGIQAYHDIYDRYETLPLTEFEDYSTLMIDFFKSF, encoded by the coding sequence ATGAAAAAGTTATTAGCATCCATCAGTGTACTTCTTGTTCCTGTTATAATACTTGCTCAAGACTTAGATTATGCCAAAAGCATTATCAAAAAGCTGGCATCTTCAGAATTTAAAGGTCGTGGGTATGTTGAAAATGGCAATGGGATTGCTGCTAAATTCATCAGCTCAGAATATGCTACGATAGGATTGGAAGCCTTCCAAAAAAATTACTTCCAGCCTTTTAAGATTGATGTTAATACCTTCCCAAATAATTTATTCTTCAAAGTGGATAAAGACTTGATGGAGCCAGGTAAAGACTATCTGATTGATCCCATGTCGCCTTCGGTTAAAGGCACATTTGATACCTATCTTATCAAAAAACAAGATTTACTGACTGAACAAAAGGTTAAAGAGGCTATACAGAATTCAAGAAACAAGTTGCTTGTCATCGACGAACGAGGTTACTCCTCAGACAATAAGGAAGAGATAAAAAAGATAAATGAGTTAATTAATTTCCTGAAATACAATCCACAGTTACCCACAGCAGGCACCATACTACTGACATCGGAAAAGTTAACCTGGAGTGTTTCTTCCATGCAGGCAAGCAAACCGATTCTGACACTTAAAAAAGATCAGGATTTTCAAATGGGTAACAAAGTGGAATTAAAAGTGGATGCTAAATTTATTAAGAACTATAAAACGCAAAATATTATTGGATACATAAGAGGACAGGAGGTACCGGACTCATTTTTAGTTGTAACCGCACACTACGATCATTTAGGAAAAATGGGCAAAAGTGTCTACATCCCTGGTGCCAATGATAATGCCAGTGGAGTGGCTATGCTGTTAAACCTAGCAAAGTATTTTAAAGAAAATCCTCCCAAATATTCAATGGCATTTATTTGCCTTGGGGCAGAAGAACTGGGCATACTGGGAGCCAAGTACTATACTGAGCATCCTCTGTTTGATTTAAGTGCAATAAAGTTTTTGGTGAATTTCGATTTAGCAGGTACCGGAGATGAAGGAATAAAAGTAGTAAATGCAACAGTTCATAAAGAAGCATTTGCTATGCTCAATGACCTGAACGACGCTAACAATTATCTGGCTTCAGTGCAATCCCGAGGCCCTGCCTGCAACAGCGATCACTGTATGTTTCACGAAAAACAGGTTCCTTGCTTTTATATCTATACCCTAGGTGGCATTCAGGCTTATCATGATATATATGACAGATACGAAACCTTACCTTTAACGGAATTTGAAGACTATTCAACGCTTATGATTGATTTCTTTAAAAGCTTTTGA